From the Deltaproteobacteria bacterium genome, the window TGAGGTAGACGTCCTGCGCATCCTTTTCAGCGATTCGAAGATTGAGGAAAGCGACGAAGAGAGACCAGGCATCATCCTCGATTTCGACAAGGTCGGCAATATCGTGGGGATGGAGATACTGGACGCGTCCAAGCGGATGGAAAACCCAAGGGCTGTGGAATACGCCGTTGCCGGATGAACCTTGTTTTCAGCGCCGCTTTAAAGGCGCGCGAACAGGCCCGGCGCTTTGGCCATGGCATAATCATCATTAACGAAAATGAAAAGATGGTGGAGAAGTTCCCCGAAAAGGACGTTCGATGAAGGACAGCCTTCATGGCCATGTACCTCCCGTTACAAGTCATCGATAACAACAGCCCTTCCTTCCCCGTTCAACTGACAGAACGCCTGGGCCGGGACACCCCGGTCCGACTCT encodes:
- a CDS encoding DUF2283 domain-containing protein; protein product: MKITYDAEVDVLRILFSDSKIEESDEERPGIILDFDKVGNIVGMEILDASKRMENPRAVEYAVAG